The DNA segment GCATTCCGCACCATTATCAAATAGACAACAAATTAATTTAGACGAAATCAATCTAAACTTACGCGAAAATTTAACAGGCTTAAGAGTTATTCGTGCCTTTGTAAAAGAAAAATTTCAAGAAAGCAGATTTTATCAAGTTAACGATAATTATATGATTGTTTCTAAAAAATTATTTAAGCTGATGGCTTTAGCAATGCCAACTTTTTCGATTATCTTTAACTGTATTTTTGTAGTTGTTATTTGGTTAGGAGCTATAGAAATAAATACAGGGGATCTTCAAGTAGGGAGTTTAGTTGCATTTATAGAATATATTTTTCATGCTCTCTTTTCATTTATGATGTTTGCTAATATTTTTACTATGTACCCAAGAGCAGCCGTTTCTGCTAGAAGGATCGAAGAAATATTGAATACTGTACCTTCTATCACAGAAAATGAAAATGGCGTAACGGAAACTGAAACACATGGTTACTTAACTTTTGAAGATGTGACGTTCGCTTATCCAGGAAATACGGAAGAGCCGGTTATCGAAAATGTGAGCTTCACAGTGAGACCTGGTGAAACAGCTGCATTTATTGGAAGTACAGGTAGTGGGAAATCAAGTTTAATTCAGTTGATTCCTCGTTTTTATGATGTTACGAAAGGTCGTATTTTAGTAGATGGAGTAGATGTTAGAGACTATAAATTAAGTGCACTACGCCAAAAAATCGGCTACATTCCTCAAAAAGCTTTATTATTTACCGGAACAATCACTGACAATATGCGTTATGGGAAATGGAATGCTGACAATAAAGAAATTGAAGAAGCTTCAGATATTTCTCAATCCAAAGATTTTATTTTGAAAAAACCGAATCAGTTTGATGAATTTTTATCTGAAGGTGGAAGCAATATGTCTGGTGGTCAAAAACAACGACTATCAATAGCGCGAGCGATCATTAAGAAGCCAGATATTTATGTGTTTGACGATAGCTTTTCTGCATTGGACTATCAAACAGATGCGAAATTAAGAGCACGTTTAAAAATGGAAACTAAAAATGCAGCAGTCTTAATTGTTGCACAACGAGTGGGTACCATTATGCATGCAGATAACATTATTGTATTAAATAAAGGTGTGGTAGTTGCTCAAGGAACACATGCAGAACTATTAAAAAAATCTGATGTCTATTATGATATTGCCTCATCACAATTGTCGAAGGAGGAGTTAGAATGAGTCATATGAAAGGTTCATTACGCCGAATTTGGCAGTATATCAAACCGTATAAAATTGGTTTCCTATCTGCTATCGCACTAACTGTTGTCTGCATGATCGTAAATGCTCTACAGCCTTACATCATTG comes from the Carnobacterium sp. 17-4 genome and includes:
- a CDS encoding ABC transporter ATP-binding protein is translated as MNLMWRYTMKYKKLVLLNFLCVFGFILIELGLPTLLAQLINKGLMFNDFDVVTYYGKWMFVISIIGLIGLIGLAYTVSKITTRIVRDIRNDIFEKVQSFSHKEYNEFGVSSLVTRTTNDAFQIMVFMQMVLRIGMMTPLMFISSFIMIIRTSPSLSYVVLIAVPFLIGIVYFIGKHSAPLSNRQQINLDEINLNLRENLTGLRVIRAFVKEKFQESRFYQVNDNYMIVSKKLFKLMALAMPTFSIIFNCIFVVVIWLGAIEINTGDLQVGSLVAFIEYIFHALFSFMMFANIFTMYPRAAVSARRIEEILNTVPSITENENGVTETETHGYLTFEDVTFAYPGNTEEPVIENVSFTVRPGETAAFIGSTGSGKSSLIQLIPRFYDVTKGRILVDGVDVRDYKLSALRQKIGYIPQKALLFTGTITDNMRYGKWNADNKEIEEASDISQSKDFILKKPNQFDEFLSEGGSNMSGGQKQRLSIARAIIKKPDIYVFDDSFSALDYQTDAKLRARLKMETKNAAVLIVAQRVGTIMHADNIIVLNKGVVVAQGTHAELLKKSDVYYDIASSQLSKEELE